The following proteins are co-located in the Limisphaerales bacterium genome:
- a CDS encoding tyrosine--tRNA ligase has product MSILEELQWRGLINDCTDTESLTERLGKGPTVLYCGFDPTADSLHVGNLVPLIALRRFQNLGHIPIALAGGATGAIGDPSGKSAERNLLTPELLAANIATVKTQLTKLLDFESTQNPAQLLDNADWTRAVTLLDFLRDIGKHFTVNTMVAKESVRARMEDREVGISYTEFSYMLLQAFDFYHLKKAHDCDLQIGGSDQWGNITAGIDLTRRKLSETVFGLTLPLITNADGSKFGKSEAGAVWLDPARTSVYKFFQFWVRTDDRDAVRYLKYFTFLPKEEIEALEKQHEENPSARAAHTALAIAMTNLIHGEAATAEAQQASKILFGGGLEGITENTFNEIVGEIPTVEIEKTKLEAEGLPILELYVTAGLCPSNGQARKDLQGGGLNLNNQRQSDPQHRITTDALLFGKHLLLRKGKRNYTIVTAK; this is encoded by the coding sequence ATGAGCATTCTCGAAGAACTGCAGTGGCGCGGGTTGATTAACGACTGTACCGACACCGAATCGCTGACCGAGCGGCTCGGCAAAGGACCCACCGTGCTCTATTGCGGGTTCGATCCCACCGCAGACAGCTTGCATGTGGGAAACCTCGTGCCGTTGATCGCACTGCGCCGTTTTCAAAACCTCGGCCACATCCCCATCGCCCTCGCCGGCGGCGCCACCGGTGCCATCGGCGATCCCAGCGGCAAATCCGCCGAACGCAATTTGCTCACGCCCGAATTGCTCGCCGCCAACATCGCCACAGTAAAAACGCAACTCACCAAGCTGCTTGATTTTGAGTCCACCCAAAACCCCGCCCAACTGCTCGACAACGCCGACTGGACGCGCGCCGTCACGCTGCTCGATTTCCTGCGCGACATCGGCAAGCATTTCACCGTCAACACAATGGTCGCCAAAGAAAGCGTCCGCGCTCGAATGGAAGACCGCGAGGTCGGCATCAGTTACACCGAATTTTCGTATATGCTTTTGCAGGCATTCGATTTTTATCATCTCAAAAAAGCGCACGACTGTGACCTCCAAATCGGCGGCAGCGATCAATGGGGCAACATCACCGCCGGCATCGACCTCACCCGCCGTAAACTTTCCGAAACTGTTTTCGGCCTCACACTCCCGCTCATCACCAACGCCGACGGCTCCAAGTTCGGCAAGTCCGAAGCCGGGGCCGTGTGGCTCGATCCCGCCCGCACCAGTGTTTACAAATTCTTCCAATTCTGGGTCCGCACCGACGACCGCGACGCAGTCCGCTACTTAAAATATTTCACCTTCCTCCCCAAAGAAGAAATCGAAGCGCTCGAAAAACAGCACGAAGAAAACCCCAGCGCCCGGGCCGCCCACACTGCATTGGCAATCGCGATGACCAATCTCATCCACGGCGAAGCCGCCACCGCCGAAGCCCAACAAGCCAGCAAAATCCTATTTGGCGGCGGCCTCGAAGGCATCACCGAAAACACCTTTAACGAAATCGTCGGCGAGATCCCCACCGTCGAAATCGAAAAAACCAAGCTCGAAGCTGAAGGTCTTCCCATCCTCGAGCTATACGTCACCGCCGGCCTCTGTCCCTCCAACGGCCAGGCCCGCAAAGACCTTCAAGGGGGAGGATTAAATTTAAACAACCAACGCCAATCCGACCCCCAACACCGCATCACAACCGACGCCCTCCTCTTCGGCAAACATTTGTTGCTGCGAAAAGGCAAACGGAATTACACGATCGTCACGGCCAAGTAA
- a CDS encoding TIGR01777 family protein has protein sequence MTSETKTPNGKVVIAGGTGFIGTNLARHLCDLGCEVVLLSRHIPEKRGAWQHAVWDGRTVGDWAHHLEGAAAIVNLAGRTVDCIKTPDHCDEILRSRVEATLVLGKAVRGLKMPPLVWVQMATAHIYGDPPETVCDEDSTFGLGLAPNVGKAWEAAFAEAVLPEMRQVILRTSFVLGSNGGAFPKMRMIARCGLGGRVRHGRQGISWLHIDDMTRLIVRAIVNDSMRGAYIATAPKPVSQAEFMRELRRGIGIPIGLPATELMVRFGAHWLLRTDPELVLYGRYCVSRRLKEEGYEFAFENIKDAMNDLCR, from the coding sequence TCGCCGGCGGCACGGGCTTCATCGGCACCAACCTTGCGCGGCATTTGTGCGATCTCGGCTGCGAGGTGGTGCTGCTCTCCCGGCACATTCCTGAAAAGCGCGGCGCGTGGCAACACGCCGTATGGGATGGCCGCACGGTCGGCGATTGGGCGCATCATCTCGAGGGCGCTGCAGCGATTGTAAACCTCGCCGGGCGCACGGTGGATTGCATCAAGACGCCCGATCATTGCGACGAAATTCTTCGCTCGCGGGTGGAAGCTACGCTCGTATTGGGCAAAGCGGTGCGCGGCTTAAAAATGCCGCCGCTGGTTTGGGTGCAAATGGCCACGGCGCATATTTATGGTGACCCGCCCGAGACGGTGTGTGATGAGGATTCCACCTTCGGTTTGGGCCTCGCGCCCAACGTGGGCAAAGCGTGGGAGGCGGCCTTTGCCGAAGCGGTGTTGCCCGAAATGCGGCAGGTGATTTTGCGAACCAGTTTTGTACTCGGCTCCAATGGCGGCGCGTTTCCCAAAATGCGAATGATCGCGCGCTGCGGTTTGGGCGGACGCGTGAGGCACGGACGGCAGGGTATTAGTTGGCTGCATATCGATGATATGACGCGCCTCATCGTCCGCGCCATTGTCAATGATTCGATGCGCGGCGCGTACATTGCCACCGCGCCCAAACCGGTTTCGCAGGCTGAGTTTATGCGCGAACTGCGGCGCGGCATCGGAATACCCATCGGCTTGCCGGCCACGGAGTTGATGGTCCGCTTCGGCGCGCATTGGTTGCTGCGGACGGATCCGGAGTTGGTGTTGTACGGCCGCTATTGTGTATCGCGGAGGTTGAAAGAGGAGGGTTATGAGTTTGCGTTTGAAAACATCAAAGACGCGATGAATGATTTATGCCGGTAG
- a CDS encoding trypsin-like peptidase domain-containing protein produces the protein MKTSLLLGTAFLIIAGNLNAADLRVKGGFLPGGIIDDRKLLSEINLKTIELRDAKDGAVKSAELLKQLNALDRKKCDLQLIPTGKQRLTAAETAERTRNGVLVVSGLFKCKRCPNWHSGAASGFMLTKDGVFCTSYHVVDNKDNDILVIMTGDGRIAPVVEVLAADKTADIAILRAKGKGFTALPVSTEAPLGAKVRVFSHPDRHFYVLSEGIISRKFLDNTRNGGRRQMFSITADFAKGSSGAPVFNEYGAVIGSVNNTQSTYYSVKNGVKDNLQMVFKNTVSMQHLLNLIQPKKK, from the coding sequence ATGAAGACAAGCCTGCTCCTGGGAACCGCCTTTTTAATTATCGCCGGTAACTTGAACGCCGCCGACCTCCGTGTGAAAGGCGGCTTCCTGCCCGGCGGCATCATTGACGACCGCAAGTTACTCTCGGAAATCAACCTCAAAACTATCGAGCTGCGCGATGCCAAAGACGGCGCCGTCAAGTCCGCCGAATTGCTCAAACAACTCAATGCATTGGATCGCAAAAAGTGCGACCTCCAACTCATCCCCACCGGCAAGCAACGCCTCACCGCCGCCGAAACCGCCGAACGCACCCGCAATGGGGTGCTCGTGGTTTCGGGGCTGTTTAAATGCAAACGCTGCCCCAACTGGCACAGCGGCGCCGCCAGCGGATTTATGCTCACCAAAGATGGCGTGTTTTGCACCAGCTACCACGTGGTCGATAACAAGGACAACGACATCCTCGTTATTATGACCGGCGACGGTCGCATCGCGCCCGTAGTCGAAGTGCTCGCCGCCGACAAAACCGCCGACATCGCAATCCTTCGCGCCAAAGGCAAAGGCTTCACCGCCCTACCCGTCTCCACCGAGGCCCCGCTCGGCGCAAAGGTACGCGTCTTCAGCCATCCTGACCGTCACTTTTACGTGCTCAGCGAAGGTATCATTTCACGCAAATTTCTGGATAACACCCGCAACGGCGGCCGCCGCCAAATGTTTTCCATCACCGCCGATTTCGCCAAAGGCTCCAGCGGCGCGCCCGTGTTCAACGAATACGGCGCCGTCATCGGAAGCGTGAACAACACCCAAAGCACTTATTACAGCGTGAAAAATGGCGTGAAAGACAACCTGCAAATGGTTTTCAAAAACACCGTCTCCATGCAACACCTCCTGAATTTGATACAACCGAAAAAGAAATGA
- a CDS encoding DASS family sodium-coupled anion symporter, with translation MAEKLKAEQGINYIKLLICFLVGLNLWWFGPPTGLSVEGWRVFAVFFATILSFILRPIPMGPAVLIAVVTLAATQTLGESSKESFAAALSGYGNTTVWLVVAAFFIAGAMIRTGLGRRIALGCVVKFGKTTLGLGYATALAELILGPAIPSNTARGGGVMAPIVNSLSRALGSTPENQPRLAGEYLMLNGAHVNLITAAMFLTGMAANGLVSAAASGEGIEFGWMTWLKGSIVPGLACLLLMPWFLHKLLAPKMQDASAARDSARDQLRAMGAWSRDEKIMLGVFVLLLALWATSKWLHGMHTGVVALIGVLILLLSGAEKWEDITGNREAWDAFVWLGGMVSMAGALKATGFIAWFASAMQGNIEAAGMGMLATAVVLALVYFYSMYGFSMLTGHITAMVAAFLAVALGLGVPGMLMVALLAYFSNLCGCLTNYSTGPVVIYSGFGYVPVGRWFKVGLMVSIFHLVVWLGVGLPYWKWLGWW, from the coding sequence GTGGCGGAGAAACTAAAAGCAGAGCAAGGCATCAATTACATCAAGCTGTTGATTTGTTTTTTGGTGGGCTTGAATCTTTGGTGGTTCGGGCCGCCCACGGGGTTGTCGGTTGAAGGTTGGCGGGTGTTCGCGGTTTTCTTTGCCACGATTCTGAGCTTCATTTTGAGGCCAATTCCAATGGGGCCGGCGGTGCTCATTGCGGTTGTCACCCTCGCGGCGACGCAAACGCTCGGCGAATCGTCCAAAGAATCGTTTGCCGCCGCGCTCAGCGGTTATGGCAACACCACGGTGTGGTTGGTGGTCGCGGCATTTTTTATTGCCGGCGCGATGATTCGCACGGGGCTCGGGCGGCGGATTGCGTTGGGGTGCGTGGTGAAGTTTGGTAAAACCACATTGGGGCTCGGCTACGCGACGGCATTGGCGGAATTGATTTTGGGGCCGGCGATTCCCTCGAACACCGCGCGCGGTGGCGGCGTGATGGCGCCGATTGTAAATTCCCTTTCCCGCGCGTTGGGCTCCACCCCGGAAAATCAGCCGCGGCTTGCGGGCGAATATCTGATGCTCAATGGCGCACACGTGAACCTGATCACAGCGGCAATGTTCCTCACAGGAATGGCGGCAAACGGTTTGGTGAGCGCGGCGGCTTCGGGCGAAGGCATTGAGTTCGGCTGGATGACGTGGCTCAAGGGCAGCATTGTGCCCGGGCTCGCGTGTCTACTATTGATGCCGTGGTTTTTGCATAAACTGCTCGCGCCAAAAATGCAGGACGCCAGCGCGGCACGCGACAGTGCTCGTGATCAGTTGCGCGCGATGGGCGCTTGGTCGCGTGACGAGAAAATTATGCTCGGCGTGTTTGTGTTGTTGCTGGCGTTGTGGGCCACGAGCAAATGGTTGCACGGAATGCACACGGGCGTGGTGGCATTGATTGGCGTTTTGATTTTGCTGCTGAGCGGCGCGGAAAAGTGGGAGGATATCACGGGCAACCGCGAGGCGTGGGATGCTTTTGTGTGGCTGGGCGGAATGGTTTCGATGGCGGGAGCACTGAAGGCGACGGGATTCATCGCGTGGTTTGCGAGCGCGATGCAGGGCAACATCGAAGCGGCGGGGATGGGAATGCTGGCCACGGCGGTGGTGTTGGCGTTGGTTTACTTTTACTCGATGTACGGCTTCTCGATGTTGACCGGTCACATTACGGCGATGGTGGCGGCGTTCCTCGCCGTGGCGCTGGGGTTGGGCGTGCCGGGGATGTTGATGGTGGCGTTGCTCGCGTATTTCTCAAACCTGTGCGGTTGTCTTACCAATTATTCCACAGGACCGGTGGTGATTTATTCCGGGTTCGGCTACGTGCCGGTGGGGCGATGGTTTAAAGTGGGGCTGATGGTTTCGATTTTCCACCTCGTCGTGTGGCTCGGCGTCGGGTTGCCGTATTGGAAGTGGTTGGGGTGGTGGTAA